One region of Pseudomonas glycinae genomic DNA includes:
- a CDS encoding nuclear transport factor 2 family protein has protein sequence MPNDQIDLVIRTCEAQRSAAMLGGHLDIFSYLFHPDLTYIHSSGVVDNLKTYLDKCRSREFIYHALDHQIDKVTRVGELAIALGEMTTTVTSGGVRKYLHNRTLTAWQKTDEQWQLLVYQATPLQPAVLLEAG, from the coding sequence ATCGATCTGGTCATCCGAACCTGCGAAGCACAACGCAGCGCCGCGATGCTCGGTGGGCACCTGGATATCTTCAGCTATTTGTTCCATCCGGATCTGACCTACATTCATTCCAGCGGCGTCGTCGACAACCTGAAAACCTATCTGGATAAATGTCGCTCCCGTGAGTTCATTTATCACGCCCTTGACCATCAGATCGACAAAGTGACAAGGGTTGGCGAGTTGGCCATCGCGCTAGGTGAAATGACCACCACTGTCACCTCCGGTGGCGTACGAAAATATCTTCACAATCGCACGCTCACCGCCTGGCAGAAAACCGACGAGCAATGGCAACTGTTGGTCTATCAAGCGACACCTTTGCAACCGGCAGTATTGCTGGAAGCCGGCTGA